One genomic region from Candidatus Caldatribacterium sp. encodes:
- a CDS encoding A/G-specific adenine glycosylase, which produces MERAPLESFVSTLLAWFGDNARNFPWRREYTPYRVWVAEVMLSQTQAPRVVPYYERFLARFPDVFSLASASEEEVFLFWEGLGYYRRARDLHRTARILSEQFAGKFPRDYRTLRSLPGIGPYIASALLAIGYNEPVLALEANGRRVLSRFFGLPGKRISQEVAAALSSSIPQGEPRSFNQALMDFGATVCTPRCPKCPSCPLREPCVSKGQEISLESPKRRVLKHLAIALCQVEGMVLLEKSADSLFSGLFVLPSKEGDGDPRDWVAGLGERYGFVPLTLEFSGGFEHAYTRYRIKAEVFSVTGKGRVKAGTWVSLKELARYPLPSLFRKALRVCFPEE; this is translated from the coding sequence TTGGAGAGGGCTCCTCTTGAGAGCTTTGTTTCCACTCTCCTTGCGTGGTTTGGGGATAACGCCCGGAATTTCCCCTGGAGGCGAGAGTACACTCCCTATCGGGTTTGGGTTGCAGAGGTCATGCTTTCCCAAACCCAGGCTCCTCGGGTGGTTCCCTACTACGAGCGTTTCCTGGCCCGCTTTCCGGACGTATTCAGCCTTGCCTCTGCTTCAGAGGAGGAGGTTTTCCTTTTCTGGGAGGGCCTTGGGTATTACCGGAGGGCTCGCGACTTGCACCGCACGGCACGAATCCTCTCGGAACAATTCGCTGGAAAGTTCCCGCGGGACTACCGAACCCTCCGCAGCCTTCCCGGTATCGGGCCGTACATTGCCTCGGCTCTCCTTGCCATCGGGTACAACGAGCCAGTTCTTGCCCTTGAGGCAAACGGCAGGCGGGTGCTCTCCCGGTTCTTTGGCCTTCCGGGGAAACGCATCTCTCAGGAAGTAGCAGCGGCCCTGAGCTCCTCTATCCCCCAGGGAGAGCCTCGTTCCTTCAACCAGGCGCTCATGGACTTTGGAGCAACAGTGTGCACACCGAGATGCCCGAAGTGCCCGTCCTGTCCCCTCAGGGAGCCCTGTGTGTCGAAGGGGCAGGAAATTTCCTTGGAATCTCCAAAGAGAAGAGTCCTCAAGCATCTTGCCATCGCCCTTTGTCAGGTTGAAGGAATGGTACTCCTTGAAAAGAGCGCGGATAGCCTCTTTTCCGGTCTCTTCGTCCTCCCCTCTAAAGAAGGCGATGGGGACCCCAGAGATTGGGTGGCAGGCCTTGGAGAGCGTTACGGCTTTGTGCCCCTGACTCTTGAGTTTTCCGGAGGTTTCGAGCACGCGTACACCCGCTATCGAATCAAGGCGGAGGTTTTCTCGGTAACCGGGAAGGGAAGGGTAAAAGCTGGGACCTGGGTCTCACTTAAAGAACTCGCACGGTACCCTCTCCCTTCCCTCTTTCGGAAAGCCCTCCGGGTGTGTTTCCCCGAGGAATAA
- a CDS encoding cytoplasmic protein translates to MEKVVLFVFRDEEMCFVHVLLYALDYAASGKTFGIVFEGRATRLVPLLAGKDHPLHELYEKVKVQGGIAGACRACSAKMGVLEDVMREGIPVLDELNGHPSVRRFLEAGYTILLM, encoded by the coding sequence GTGGAAAAGGTTGTGCTCTTCGTTTTTCGGGATGAGGAAATGTGTTTCGTTCATGTGCTCCTTTACGCTCTCGATTACGCTGCTTCGGGAAAAACTTTTGGCATTGTCTTCGAAGGGAGAGCTACACGCCTTGTGCCGCTTCTTGCCGGAAAAGACCATCCGCTCCATGAGCTCTACGAGAAGGTGAAGGTTCAGGGTGGCATTGCCGGGGCCTGTCGGGCCTGCTCGGCCAAGATGGGAGTCCTTGAGGACGTCATGCGAGAAGGTATCCCGGTCCTTGACGAGCTGAACGGTCATCCGAGCGTTCGTCGGTTTCTGGAGGCAGGGTACACAATCCTTCTCATGTAG
- a CDS encoding ABC transporter permease: MAFLSQVFWLAVERKALVLASLQEHIAISLLACSLIALCGIPLGILIARFRAIAPWVIGVTGVLYTIPALALFGFMIPFLGIGVRPTLFALFIYGLLPLVRNTYVGITAVDPAIVEAARGMGSTEWQLLWRVQFPLALSIIVAGLRTVAVMTISVATIAAFIGAGGLGVLIFRGITSYYTELVVLGSLLVAALAVGVDGVLGFVERKLLRRVQM; encoded by the coding sequence GTGGCTTTTCTCTCTCAGGTTTTCTGGCTTGCGGTGGAACGAAAGGCTCTTGTTCTTGCGAGTCTTCAAGAGCACATTGCCATATCCCTTCTTGCCTGCTCTCTCATTGCACTCTGTGGCATTCCTCTTGGCATTCTCATTGCCCGTTTTCGAGCTATTGCGCCATGGGTTATAGGTGTAACCGGTGTTCTCTACACCATTCCTGCGCTCGCCCTTTTCGGGTTCATGATTCCCTTTCTTGGCATTGGAGTTAGACCAACGCTTTTTGCCCTCTTCATATACGGACTTTTGCCCCTTGTTCGGAATACCTATGTGGGCATTACCGCCGTGGACCCGGCTATTGTGGAGGCAGCAAGGGGTATGGGGAGCACGGAGTGGCAGCTTTTGTGGCGTGTACAGTTTCCCCTGGCGCTCTCGATTATCGTTGCGGGGCTGCGAACGGTAGCAGTTATGACCATCTCGGTGGCTACGATTGCTGCCTTTATCGGTGCAGGGGGTCTTGGAGTACTCATCTTTCGGGGAATCACGTCCTACTACACGGAGCTTGTGGTCCTTGGGAGTCTCCTTGTTGCAGCTCTCGCGGTGGGAGTTGATGGAGTCCTTGGTTTTGTGGAGCGAAAGCTCCTTCGAAGAGTACAAATGTAG
- a CDS encoding glycine/betaine ABC transporter substrate-binding protein — translation MFLGFLGIVLVGSVVFGQGWCIRSEATAEEASGVVVMSNKPFTESYILAEIIVQLLEHHTDLRVERRIIEGGTTSILHPALVNGEIDLYPEYTGTAWQEVLRKENIIRDPLELYEAVKKEYRERFGLVWLPLFGFNNTFTLAVRRESAEKDNLTTFSDLARVSEKYVFGAEPDFFERKDGYENLVATYGFRFRGVKQMAIALKYPAILSREVDVINAFSTDGLLRKFDLVILQDDKNFFPSYFCAPVVRGEIVERYPEVAEVLGRLAGRITDEEMTEMNYLVDEERRDPKDVARDFLEREGLI, via the coding sequence ATGTTTCTCGGATTTCTTGGCATTGTCCTCGTAGGCAGCGTGGTCTTTGGCCAGGGGTGGTGTATCCGCAGCGAGGCAACAGCCGAGGAGGCTTCGGGAGTAGTCGTGATGAGCAACAAACCCTTTACGGAGTCGTACATTCTTGCTGAAATCATCGTTCAGCTCCTCGAGCACCATACGGACCTTCGTGTAGAGCGGCGCATCATCGAGGGGGGAACGACTTCCATTCTCCATCCTGCCCTGGTGAATGGGGAAATCGACCTCTATCCGGAGTATACCGGAACGGCTTGGCAGGAAGTCCTGAGAAAAGAGAATATCATCCGTGATCCCCTTGAGCTCTACGAAGCGGTGAAGAAGGAGTACCGGGAACGCTTTGGATTGGTCTGGCTTCCCCTTTTCGGTTTCAACAATACCTTTACACTTGCGGTCCGAAGGGAATCCGCAGAAAAGGACAATCTTACAACCTTTTCGGACCTTGCCAGGGTTTCGGAGAAGTACGTCTTTGGGGCAGAACCAGATTTCTTCGAAAGAAAGGACGGGTATGAGAATCTTGTGGCCACCTACGGGTTCCGCTTCCGGGGGGTGAAGCAGATGGCCATTGCCCTGAAGTATCCGGCAATTCTCTCCCGAGAGGTGGATGTCATTAATGCCTTTTCGACCGATGGGCTTTTGCGGAAATTCGATCTCGTCATCCTGCAGGATGACAAGAACTTCTTCCCTTCGTACTTCTGTGCCCCTGTCGTTCGGGGAGAAATCGTAGAGCGTTACCCTGAAGTTGCCGAGGTTCTGGGGCGCCTTGCAGGGCGCATCACCGATGAGGAAATGACCGAGATGAACTATCTTGTCGATGAGGAACGTCGTGATCCAAAGGACGTGGCTCGAGACTTCTTGGAGAGGGAAGGTTTGATCTGA
- a CDS encoding ABC transporter ATP-binding protein translates to MGTPIVAFEEVVKLYPGGVQALKGVSFSVNEGDFLCLIGPSGCGKTTLLKLVNRLLEPTSGRIWVYGRDARDWDPVVLRRRIGYVIQQIGLFPHLTVEENITYVLSIMGVPKGVRRKRAEELLHIVNLDPSYLFRFPRELSGGERQRVGVARALAADPELILMDEPFGALDQITREQLQNEFLELHGKLKKTVIFVTHDLQEAMRLATTIGVMREGKMVQIGAPYELLFSPQDPFVEDFLGRGGLFQILRMVKIQDVPLLGLHEKENQGVPQITVSLSTSLGDALRKMLLGGERFVAVTEDGTDRLVGVLSFEDLCRLLHRYCTTYA, encoded by the coding sequence TTGGGTACCCCTATCGTTGCCTTTGAGGAGGTAGTGAAGCTCTACCCTGGTGGTGTGCAGGCGCTCAAAGGGGTTTCCTTTTCAGTCAACGAAGGAGATTTCCTGTGTCTCATTGGTCCCTCAGGATGCGGCAAGACAACCCTTTTGAAGCTTGTGAACCGTCTTCTCGAACCCACGTCCGGAAGGATTTGGGTGTACGGGAGGGATGCAAGGGATTGGGACCCTGTAGTGCTCCGTCGACGCATTGGTTACGTCATCCAGCAGATTGGTCTTTTCCCCCACCTCACCGTGGAGGAGAACATCACCTACGTTCTGAGCATCATGGGTGTTCCTAAGGGGGTACGGCGCAAGAGGGCCGAGGAACTCCTCCACATTGTCAACCTCGATCCCTCGTACCTCTTCCGTTTCCCAAGAGAACTCAGTGGCGGGGAACGTCAACGGGTGGGGGTTGCGCGAGCACTGGCAGCAGATCCAGAACTCATCCTTATGGATGAGCCCTTCGGAGCCCTTGACCAGATCACCCGGGAACAGCTCCAGAATGAATTCTTGGAGCTCCACGGAAAACTCAAGAAAACGGTAATCTTTGTAACCCACGATCTCCAAGAAGCAATGAGGTTGGCTACCACGATTGGGGTCATGCGGGAGGGCAAAATGGTGCAAATAGGGGCACCTTATGAGCTCCTTTTCTCACCGCAGGATCCCTTTGTTGAGGATTTCTTGGGAAGGGGAGGGCTCTTCCAGATTCTCCGCATGGTGAAAATTCAGGATGTTCCTCTCCTTGGGCTTCACGAGAAAGAGAATCAAGGAGTACCGCAAATCACGGTGTCCCTTTCGACCTCCCTTGGAGATGCACTACGAAAAATGCTCCTCGGGGGCGAACGTTTCGTTGCGGTCACTGAAGACGGCACAGATCGCTTAGTCGGCGTGCTCTCTTTCGAGGACCTGTGCCGTCTTCTGCACCGTTACTGTACTACGTATGCTTGA
- a CDS encoding 2,4-dienoyl-CoA reductase, which yields MSENLLFTSIVIGGKRAENRFVINAMECCDSDEAGNPSPRTYRRYARLFEGDAGVIFLEAITVSYESRARLNQLSIMPHNAKPLEKFVAEMKSINPRPLFIFQLTHAGELSNPEFSRRVCVKPLPGLGGDLLSDEDIEAIIDQFVQGAKIAYDAGADGVDVKLCHGYLGTQILRPYNDRLSKYGGPWENRRRFAFEIYERIRKVIPDSKFLLGSKVTMWEGIPGGQGCAGPDTAIMDLSEPLDLLKGLKERGANFILVSAGNPSLTIALAHPDKRIPDYAYLHHYFQKEARKVLAPQVVTMGSAYSIFRDGNNNFLGVEREKSSLLYWGNKNIADGVVDMIAIGRQSLADPLLPKKLKEGKDKEVHWCTLCDACMELLIRQQPTGCVVYNREYAEILRKTREKYGVLKFKHT from the coding sequence GTGAGCGAAAACCTTCTCTTTACCTCAATCGTCATCGGAGGGAAAAGGGCGGAGAACCGTTTCGTCATTAACGCCATGGAATGCTGTGATTCCGATGAGGCCGGTAACCCCTCTCCGCGAACGTACAGGCGGTACGCCAGGCTCTTCGAGGGAGATGCCGGGGTTATATTCCTCGAAGCCATCACGGTGAGTTACGAGAGTCGGGCACGCCTCAACCAGCTGAGCATCATGCCCCACAATGCCAAGCCCCTTGAAAAATTCGTTGCCGAAATGAAAAGCATAAACCCCAGGCCTCTTTTCATCTTTCAACTCACCCACGCCGGAGAATTGAGCAATCCCGAGTTCTCCCGAAGGGTATGCGTGAAACCCCTTCCTGGTCTTGGCGGAGACCTCCTGAGCGATGAGGACATAGAGGCCATAATCGACCAGTTCGTTCAGGGAGCAAAAATCGCCTACGACGCAGGGGCAGATGGTGTGGACGTGAAGCTCTGCCATGGGTACCTCGGAACCCAGATCCTTCGCCCGTACAACGATCGCCTCTCAAAGTACGGAGGACCGTGGGAGAACCGACGCCGATTTGCTTTTGAAATCTACGAGCGAATCCGGAAAGTAATACCGGATTCCAAATTCCTCCTCGGTTCCAAAGTCACCATGTGGGAGGGAATCCCCGGAGGGCAAGGATGTGCAGGTCCAGACACCGCCATCATGGACCTCTCTGAGCCCCTGGATCTCCTGAAAGGGCTCAAAGAACGGGGAGCAAATTTCATCCTCGTTTCGGCCGGCAACCCTTCCCTCACCATTGCCTTAGCTCACCCGGACAAAAGAATCCCCGACTACGCTTACCTCCACCATTACTTCCAGAAAGAAGCGCGCAAGGTCCTTGCACCTCAAGTCGTCACCATGGGCTCAGCCTATTCCATTTTCCGAGACGGAAACAATAATTTCCTCGGCGTAGAGAGGGAGAAGAGCTCGCTCCTCTACTGGGGGAACAAAAACATTGCCGATGGCGTGGTGGACATGATTGCCATAGGCCGTCAGTCCCTTGCCGATCCCCTCCTGCCGAAGAAGCTCAAAGAGGGTAAGGACAAAGAAGTCCACTGGTGCACCCTTTGCGATGCCTGCATGGAGCTTCTCATTCGCCAGCAACCCACAGGGTGTGTCGTTTACAACAGGGAGTACGCCGAGATTCTCCGCAAGACCCGGGAGAAGTACGGTGTCCTGAAATTCAAGCATACGTAG
- a CDS encoding PAS domain-containing protein, producing MRLRTLHPFLLSLSFSSIVRKNPEEGNPFVEILHLLSAVWNGAPDGVSILDTSFRVVEMNATMRTWYAHQAFRPGIKCFKVYHGRNRPCSHCPARLALKSKRATTGIVPYHGPKGEIQGWQKLTVFPLCEGERVIGFIEYVEDITERKHLEEEVNHLQTRVQFLEKEVELLATLLAQERERHRKSRQLFATHVEPLFAMLSSSLPNDFQKILLGILRDAIAHLLEGRNSIDFPSLTPREWEVAQLLAQGLTSKEIAEVLSISKKAVDFHRGNLRKKLQGLDVRFLFPPQDCRKTP from the coding sequence ATGAGGCTGCGCACGCTTCACCCCTTCTTGCTTTCCCTTTCCTTTTCCAGTATTGTAAGAAAAAATCCGGAGGAGGGGAACCCTTTCGTGGAAATCCTGCACTTGCTCAGTGCGGTCTGGAACGGCGCTCCTGACGGAGTGAGCATCCTCGATACCTCCTTTCGCGTGGTGGAGATGAACGCCACCATGCGTACCTGGTATGCCCACCAGGCGTTTCGCCCGGGAATCAAGTGCTTCAAGGTTTACCATGGACGGAATCGCCCCTGCTCCCATTGCCCTGCACGCCTTGCCCTGAAATCAAAACGCGCCACAACAGGAATCGTCCCCTATCACGGCCCGAAAGGGGAAATTCAGGGATGGCAGAAGCTCACCGTCTTCCCTCTCTGCGAAGGGGAAAGAGTCATCGGCTTCATCGAGTACGTGGAAGACATCACCGAGAGGAAACATCTTGAAGAAGAGGTGAACCACCTTCAGACCCGGGTGCAATTCCTGGAGAAAGAAGTTGAGCTCCTTGCCACCCTTCTTGCCCAGGAAAGGGAACGGCACAGGAAGAGTCGGCAGCTCTTTGCAACCCATGTGGAACCGCTCTTTGCGATGCTCTCCTCTTCTCTCCCCAATGACTTCCAGAAAATTCTCCTCGGCATCCTCAGAGACGCCATTGCCCACCTCCTTGAAGGACGGAATTCCATAGACTTTCCTTCTCTCACCCCTCGGGAATGGGAAGTGGCCCAACTCCTTGCGCAAGGCTTAACGAGCAAAGAAATCGCCGAGGTCCTGTCCATTTCAAAGAAAGCCGTAGACTTTCATCGAGGAAACCTCCGTAAGAAGCTCCAAGGTCTTGATGTTCGCTTCCTTTTCCCTCCCCAGGATTGCCGGAAAACCCCTTAG
- a CDS encoding flavodoxin family protein translates to MRSLIVVVSVHHGNTRKVASVLSEVLGGVVKEPEEVSLEELSSCDLVGFGSGIYFGKFHRRLFDFVRNLPPSRGKKAFVFSTSGLGRESYNRPLEELLTRRGFVVLGSFACRGFDTFGPLKLFGGINRGRPGKEDLENAVRFAREIQTYLGRDKDA, encoded by the coding sequence GTGCGCAGCCTCATTGTTGTGGTATCGGTGCACCACGGGAATACCCGAAAAGTCGCCTCTGTGCTTTCTGAGGTCCTTGGGGGTGTGGTGAAGGAGCCGGAGGAGGTTTCTCTTGAAGAGCTCTCTTCCTGCGACCTTGTGGGTTTTGGCTCGGGAATCTACTTTGGGAAGTTCCATCGGCGTCTTTTTGACTTTGTGAGGAACCTGCCACCTTCTCGAGGGAAAAAGGCGTTTGTTTTCTCTACGAGCGGTTTGGGGAGGGAATCGTACAATCGCCCTCTTGAGGAACTCCTTACCCGGCGGGGATTTGTGGTCCTCGGGAGCTTCGCCTGTCGGGGTTTTGATACCTTTGGCCCCTTGAAGCTCTTTGGAGGTATCAATCGGGGAAGGCCAGGAAAAGAGGACCTTGAGAACGCCGTACGCTTTGCGCGGGAGATTCAGACGTACTTGGGGAGGGATAAGGATGCTTGA